One region of Rhodophyticola sp. CCM32 genomic DNA includes:
- the mltA gene encoding murein transglycosylase A, which produces MGGGLTARFLAATLAFASPAMADQPVRILDFSDLRGWGEDNHDAALEVFVNTCPDMGDSEWQSLCALAQSQTDGRAFFELFFRPVLIGGDRPALFTGYFEPELDGSRYRSARFRYPLYRLPPEVDGLWHSRAEIETQGLLEGRGLEIAWVDDPVDVFFLQIQGSGRIHLAEGGYLRVGYGGRNGHEYRSVGQEMVRRGIYQPHQVSAQVIRAWVARNPIAGEELLRHNPSYVFFREVQIRDPNDGPLGAMNRSITSHRTIAVDPEFTPLGAPVWIEKGGEQPIQRLMIAQDTGSAIRGAQRADIFYGSGDAAGQQAGRIRDPGRMIVLLPIEIAHRLVPDA; this is translated from the coding sequence ATGGGCGGTGGTCTGACAGCCCGGTTTCTGGCAGCGACCCTGGCCTTTGCCTCTCCTGCCATGGCTGATCAACCTGTGCGGATTCTGGATTTCTCGGACCTGCGCGGCTGGGGTGAAGATAATCATGATGCCGCGCTTGAGGTGTTCGTGAACACCTGCCCCGATATGGGCGACAGCGAATGGCAATCCCTTTGTGCCCTGGCACAATCGCAAACCGATGGCCGGGCTTTTTTTGAGCTGTTTTTTCGCCCCGTGCTGATCGGCGGGGATCGCCCGGCCCTGTTCACCGGATATTTCGAACCCGAGCTTGATGGCTCCCGCTATCGCAGCGCGCGGTTCCGCTATCCGCTTTACCGTTTGCCGCCCGAGGTTGATGGGCTCTGGCACAGCCGTGCCGAGATCGAAACACAAGGTCTGCTGGAAGGGCGCGGCCTTGAAATCGCCTGGGTTGATGACCCGGTTGATGTTTTCTTTCTGCAAATTCAGGGATCTGGCCGGATTCACCTGGCCGAAGGCGGATATCTGAGGGTCGGCTATGGTGGCCGGAACGGGCATGAGTATCGTTCTGTCGGGCAGGAAATGGTCCGCCGTGGCATTTATCAGCCCCATCAGGTGTCGGCACAGGTGATCCGCGCCTGGGTTGCCCGAAACCCGATTGCGGGTGAAGAACTGCTGCGCCACAACCCGTCATATGTCTTTTTCCGGGAGGTTCAGATCAGGGACCCGAATGACGGGCCGCTGGGGGCGATGAACCGATCCATCACATCACACCGGACCATCGCGGTTGACCCTGAATTTACCCCCCTTGGTGCGCCGGTCTGGATTGAAAAGGGCGGGGAACAGCCGATCCAGCGGCTGATGATTGCCCAGGACACCGGCAGCGCCATCCGGGGGGCGCAGCGTGCCGATATTTTCTATGGCTCAGGCGATGCGGCCGGGCAACAGGCCGGGCGCATCCGCGATCCGGGCCGGATGATTGTGTTGCTGCCGATCGAAATTGCCCATCGTCTGGTGCCGGACGCCTGA
- a CDS encoding Maf family protein, giving the protein MTEIVLASASAARQAMLRQARIPFTVIPARVDEEAIRQSLDHEGASPRDVADTLAEYKARQVAGKHPNALVIGCDQVLDFKGRVFSKPETKEDARGQLQALQGAAHQLLSAVVIYEDQKPVWRMIGKVKLTMRALSEDYIDAYLDRNWPGLSDSVGAYKLEEEGARLFLRIDGDYFTVLGLPLLDLCGYLTNRGIIEG; this is encoded by the coding sequence ATGACCGAAATTGTGCTTGCTTCTGCATCCGCAGCCCGTCAGGCGATGTTGCGCCAGGCGCGGATTCCCTTCACGGTAATCCCGGCCCGCGTGGATGAAGAGGCGATCCGCCAGTCACTGGACCATGAAGGCGCCAGCCCCCGTGATGTGGCGGACACATTGGCCGAATACAAGGCCCGGCAGGTTGCCGGGAAACACCCGAATGCCCTGGTCATCGGATGTGATCAGGTGCTTGATTTCAAGGGCAGGGTTTTCAGCAAACCCGAAACGAAAGAAGACGCGCGCGGGCAGCTGCAAGCATTGCAGGGCGCGGCGCATCAGCTTCTTTCGGCGGTTGTGATTTATGAAGATCAAAAACCTGTCTGGCGCATGATCGGAAAGGTCAAATTGACGATGCGCGCTTTAAGCGAAGACTATATTGACGCCTATCTTGACAGGAACTGGCCCGGTCTGTCCGACAGTGTTGGTGCCTATAAACTGGAGGAAGAGGGCGCGCGGCTGTTCTTGCGGATTGACGGGGATTACTTCACTGTTCTGGGGCTGCCATTGCTGGATTTATGCGGGTATCTCACCAATCGGGGGATCATCGAGGGATGA
- the secB gene encoding protein-export chaperone SecB, with product MAEENGAAAPTPNGQAVPPRMQILGQFIRDLSFENIAAQKSVQTQTQPDIQVQVALDARKREQDNQFDVIVKLKIDSKTKDDDPQPIFLIELDYVGIFQVENVPQEQLHPFLMIECPRMLFPFLRRIVSDITRDGGFPPLNLENMDFLSIYRNELSRRAEAKKTADA from the coding sequence ATGGCCGAAGAAAACGGCGCAGCCGCCCCAACCCCGAACGGGCAGGCCGTGCCCCCACGTATGCAGATTCTGGGCCAGTTCATTCGTGACCTGTCTTTTGAAAACATTGCCGCACAGAAATCAGTTCAGACCCAGACACAGCCGGATATTCAGGTTCAGGTTGCGCTGGATGCCCGCAAGCGCGAGCAGGACAATCAATTTGATGTGATTGTGAAACTGAAGATCGATTCCAAAACCAAGGATGACGATCCGCAGCCGATTTTTCTGATCGAGCTCGATTATGTCGGAATCTTTCAGGTTGAAAACGTCCCGCAGGAACAGTTGCATCCGTTTTTGATGATTGAATGCCCCCGGATGCTGTTCCCGTTCCTGCGGCGGATCGTGTCTGACATCACCCGCGATGGCGGCTTTCCGCCGCTCAATCTGGAAAACATGGATTTCCTGTCGATCTATCGCAATGAGCTGTCCCGCCGGGCAGAGGCCAAGAAAACCGCCGACGCCTGA
- the dnaQ gene encoding DNA polymerase III subunit epsilon — translation MREIVLDTETTGFEPSEGHRIVEIGAVELWQHMPTGRTYHQYINPERAMPQEAFEVHGLGDDFLRDKPLFAAIAQDFLDFVADGTLVIHNASFDMKFLNAELSWAKKPTLPDAQALDTLAIARRKFPGSPASLDALCRRFGVDNSAREKHGALLDSEILAEVYLELIGGRQPDFALGTQPAQSSSASDKSWRSYARPTPLASRLSEEEAAAHAEFVEELGETAIWSRFR, via the coding sequence ATGCGTGAAATCGTCCTCGACACGGAAACGACCGGGTTTGAGCCGTCAGAAGGTCACCGGATTGTGGAAATCGGGGCGGTTGAACTGTGGCAACACATGCCCACGGGCCGCACCTATCACCAATATATCAACCCTGAACGCGCCATGCCGCAAGAGGCGTTTGAAGTGCATGGGCTGGGGGATGATTTCCTGCGCGACAAGCCGCTTTTCGCGGCGATTGCCCAGGATTTTCTTGATTTCGTGGCCGATGGCACGCTGGTCATCCATAATGCATCTTTCGACATGAAATTCCTGAATGCAGAGCTTTCTTGGGCGAAAAAACCCACCCTTCCCGATGCGCAGGCGCTTGATACGCTGGCCATTGCCCGGCGCAAATTTCCCGGCTCACCCGCCTCGCTGGATGCGCTTTGCCGCAGGTTCGGTGTGGATAACAGCGCCCGTGAAAAACACGGAGCATTGCTTGATTCCGAAATTCTGGCCGAGGTTTATCTGGAACTGATCGGCGGCCGTCAGCCGGATTTCGCGCTTGGTACGCAACCGGCACAATCCAGCAGCGCATCCGATAAATCCTGGCGTAGCTATGCCCGGCCAACACCGCTTGCCAGCCGCCTTTCAGAAGAAGAGGCGGCGGCACATGCGGAGTTTGTTGAAGAACTGGGCGAAACCGCAATCTGGTCGCGGTTCCGCTGA
- the coaE gene encoding dephospho-CoA kinase (Dephospho-CoA kinase (CoaE) performs the final step in coenzyme A biosynthesis.): protein MTYLLGLTGSIGMGKSTTAGFFRDADVPVWDADETVHRLYAMGGAAVAPIEALCPKAVSDGAVDRAALKTWISKDPKALGRIEAVIHPLVAADRQEFLKRHRDKPLILMDIPLLYETGADKWLDGVLVVTTTAEDQRARVFARPGMDEETFQLILSRQMPDAEKRARADCVIETRSLEQTRQEVETLIRQITGAQDA, encoded by the coding sequence ATGACCTATTTATTGGGTCTGACCGGCTCCATCGGGATGGGCAAATCCACCACTGCCGGGTTTTTCCGCGATGCGGATGTGCCGGTCTGGGATGCGGATGAAACGGTACACAGGCTTTATGCTATGGGTGGCGCTGCGGTGGCTCCGATAGAGGCGCTCTGTCCCAAAGCTGTGTCCGATGGCGCTGTTGATCGTGCGGCGCTGAAAACATGGATCAGCAAAGATCCGAAGGCGCTTGGCCGGATCGAGGCGGTTATTCATCCGCTTGTGGCGGCGGATCGTCAGGAATTTTTGAAACGGCACAGGGATAAACCCCTGATCCTGATGGATATTCCGCTTCTGTATGAAACCGGGGCAGATAAATGGTTGGACGGTGTTCTGGTGGTCACCACCACAGCCGAAGATCAACGCGCCCGGGTTTTCGCACGCCCCGGTATGGATGAGGAAACCTTTCAATTGATCCTGTCACGCCAGATGCCCGATGCGGAAAAACGGGCCCGCGCGGATTGTGTTATCGAGACCAGAAGCCTTGAACAAACCCGGCAGGAGGTTGAAACTCTGATCAGGCAAATCACAGGAGCCCAAGATGCGTGA
- a CDS encoding FxsA family protein, giving the protein MWLFVLFLMVPLIEIALFIQIGGLIGLWPTLGVVIATAFLGTWLVRSQGRLALENLRQSFGALKDPTEPLAHGAMILFSGALLLTPGFFTDAIGFALMVPGIRSLVFHQLQKRVTLASVVSGQAQWSGHDGPQETVIEGEFEVDETPRDGPSAWRRD; this is encoded by the coding sequence ATGTGGCTCTTTGTGCTGTTTCTGATGGTTCCGCTGATCGAAATCGCGCTGTTCATTCAGATCGGCGGGCTGATCGGGCTGTGGCCAACGCTTGGGGTGGTGATAGCCACCGCGTTTCTGGGCACCTGGCTGGTGCGGTCACAAGGCCGGCTTGCGCTGGAAAACCTGCGCCAGAGTTTTGGCGCGCTGAAAGACCCGACTGAACCGCTGGCCCATGGGGCGATGATCCTGTTTTCCGGTGCGCTGCTGCTGACCCCGGGGTTCTTTACCGATGCCATCGGATTTGCGCTGATGGTGCCGGGCATCCGCAGTCTGGTTTTTCACCAGTTGCAGAAACGCGTGACACTTGCGTCGGTTGTATCAGGGCAGGCGCAGTGGTCAGGGCATGACGGGCCGCAGGAAACCGTGATTGAAGGTGAGTTTGAAGTTGATGAAACCCCGCGCGACGGGCCATCGGCCTGGCGGCGGGATTGA
- a CDS encoding Tim44/TimA family putative adaptor protein — protein sequence MNSPFISLLVLAGIAIFLILRLRNVLGTRDGFEKPPVIQPERRADTRRDFEVIEGGPDRDITDHVEDGSDAAKALAAMKLAEHGFSVSEFLGGARGAYEMILMAFEKGDVEQLRPFLAEDVLETFETVIAQREEQGLSIDASFVGIRELTLQGASFDRGTSTAEISVRFVAELTSVVRNSDGEVVEGDPTEIKRQRDIWTFGRDMGSSNPNWVLVATGG from the coding sequence ATGAATTCGCCCTTTATCTCATTGCTTGTTCTTGCCGGGATAGCGATTTTTCTGATCCTGCGTTTGCGCAATGTGCTGGGCACCCGTGACGGGTTTGAAAAACCACCGGTGATCCAGCCGGAACGCCGGGCCGATACGCGCCGTGATTTCGAGGTGATCGAGGGCGGCCCGGATCGCGATATCACCGATCACGTGGAAGATGGCAGCGATGCGGCCAAGGCGCTGGCGGCGATGAAACTTGCAGAACACGGCTTTTCCGTAAGCGAGTTTCTGGGTGGCGCGCGCGGCGCATATGAGATGATTCTGATGGCGTTTGAAAAAGGCGATGTGGAACAGCTGCGCCCGTTTCTGGCCGAAGACGTGCTTGAAACCTTCGAAACCGTGATCGCTCAGCGTGAGGAGCAGGGATTGTCGATTGATGCCAGTTTCGTCGGTATCCGTGAATTGACATTGCAGGGCGCGAGTTTTGACCGCGGCACCAGCACCGCAGAGATCAGCGTGCGCTTTGTGGCTGAACTGACATCTGTTGTGCGCAACTCCGACGGAGAGGTTGTTGAAGGCGACCCGACCGAGATCAAACGCCAGCGGGATATCTGGACCTTTGGCCGCGATATGGGCAGTTCCAACCCGAACTGGGTTCTGGTGGCCACCGGCGGATGA
- a CDS encoding shikimate dehydrogenase translates to MSTEIRLAGVIGDPIAHSKSPALHGHWLARYGIPGHYVPLKIARKDLKKTLRALPRMGFSGVNVTIPHKEHVLSFADSVTDRAALIGAANTLTFSANGQLQADNTDGVGFLANLYQNAPDWRADAGPALVLGAGGASRAVVSALLGDGAPQVFLVNRTRVRGETLREKLGARVKVMDWAHIPDLLPDISCLVNTTSLGMEGGQPLQIDLSDLRPTTLVTDIVYTPLQTGLLQQAAELGCPTVDGLGMLLHQAAPGFERWFGRKPDVDGDLRQAVLSA, encoded by the coding sequence ATGAGTACAGAGATACGTCTTGCCGGTGTCATCGGTGACCCGATCGCACATAGCAAATCACCCGCTTTGCATGGCCATTGGCTGGCCCGCTATGGTATTCCCGGTCATTATGTTCCCCTGAAAATTGCCCGCAAGGATCTGAAAAAAACCCTGCGCGCCCTGCCCCGCATGGGGTTTTCGGGCGTGAATGTGACGATCCCCCATAAAGAGCATGTATTGAGCTTCGCGGATTCCGTGACCGACCGTGCCGCCCTGATCGGGGCGGCCAATACACTCACCTTTTCCGCAAACGGGCAGTTGCAGGCCGACAACACCGATGGTGTCGGGTTTCTGGCAAATCTTTACCAGAACGCCCCGGATTGGCGCGCAGATGCTGGCCCGGCCCTTGTATTGGGGGCCGGCGGTGCGTCGCGCGCAGTGGTTTCTGCCCTTCTGGGGGATGGCGCGCCACAGGTTTTTCTTGTGAACCGCACCCGTGTCCGTGGCGAAACCCTGCGGGAAAAACTCGGCGCCCGGGTGAAAGTGATGGACTGGGCGCATATCCCCGATCTGTTGCCCGATATCTCCTGTCTGGTGAATACCACATCTTTGGGGATGGAAGGGGGCCAGCCGCTTCAGATTGACCTGTCGGATCTGAGGCCGACAACATTGGTCACCGATATCGTCTACACACCTTTGCAGACAGGCCTGTTGCAGCAGGCAGCAGAACTTGGCTGCCCCACGGTAGACGGGTTGGGCATGTTGCTGCATCAGGCCGCGCCGGGATTTGAACGCTGGTTTGGCCGCAAGCCGGATGTTGACGGTGATCTGCGGCAGGCGGTCTTGTCTGCATGA